ATCctaattccttcttttttcttttttctttttttgatgacGGTCCTAATTCCTAATTGCCAAccatatatatgctttaattaaggcccctacttactttttttttttaaaaaaaaaaagcattaatatcatttgattgtCCAACAttccaaaataaataaggcttaaagaattgataacaataaataagggaatcaaataataataaagacattttaaaataaaatccaagGATCTAGATCCCTCAAATTCTtagaaaatttgagtttctcaaaTTTCTAAATCTGACGGTCTAATATATCCAAGGGTTAAAACAATGCcatgttttttggttttattaaggaaacaaaataactttttttcttcccaaaataaaaaataaaaaacaacagacaaatggcccttttttttttttttttggaagtgatttatttatgttgtttccctctcaaaacaaaaaacaacgcACAACTCGTTTCcctcccaaaacaaaaacaactcacgacgcttcttcttcctcatatcaaaaaaaaaaaaaaaaaaaaaaaaaaaaaaaagagaagtatCACAAAATCTTGGAAAGAGTATTACATATGTACGTTTAGAGAGCATTCTTAAGAATGGCCAACCTTTTccataacttttcttttttcttttttatttttagaatttcttccaaaaaaaaaaaaaaagttgcttttttttttttttttttggaagaaaatgagtTATTTCGTTTCCTTAATAAGACCAAAAaacatggcatttttttttaacccttagaTTTAATAGACGGCCAGATttagaaaattgagaaattcgAATTCTCTAAGAATTCAAGGGGATCCGGGTCCAAAATCCAATCTTAAACGTTCTATTCTTGAAGGTTGTGGGTAGatatttttttggccttgtgaGGAGCATTGAACTGCCAAAATTCCAGATGGCAATAAATTCTGCATCccaaaaagtgagaaaaataattgttaaataaaaatataatattaatattaaaataaatattattcaattaatatttaaatataagaaaaataccTCACTTAAACTTTTTGCCTTAGAGTACTCACTTGCTTAgccatttcttacttttatgtaaaatagataagcaaaaCACTAATAAACTTTCTACATCGAATTATGCAtttcaaatgcaaaatatatttttgttgcgGTGCACTGTTCACAcatccatctcattaatatattatttttctatccatatctctcttttttcaaaattgtctatatatatatatatatatatatatatataaaatagatagtCGGATGTATGGTGTTTTTAAAACCcattagttaaactagataaaatgagttttggttagtcatttttcataaaaatatacataaaccaatgTAAATGCTTTCTCAAAATATATCGAGCGGCCCTGGTGGAGATGGTGGGGCTTAGGTgcctttacttttcttttttctttttttttggaaattaatatcataaattcTCATTGATCAAGAAAATTCAGACGGAAACAATTCATGTGAGGATGTTTAATTATTGGAATAGCCACATTATTCCAGATCCCCATctcatgaaaaacaaaaaagaggggGTTAGGAATACTTTTCAAATCAAACCTGCTCCTATTTGGAGGCCTATACTCTATATAGAGTTGGGCAGATATATGAGAGTGAGTTGGACAGACATATGAGAGTGATGACTAGGAGACTTTTTCGTGTAATCAATGAGTGAGAGAAACATATATGATAATGCATGGAACTAAAATGCAATGCAAGCTGCAGATGATTAAGGGTCTTTAGGCGGAGAAGTTATATATCATGAGAATAATTAACACACAAAATTGTGAGAACTCAAAACATATATACACAATAGAATTCAAATCATGGCAAAATTTTAACAGTTACCCTTTTGTGTTTCATGTATTGAGAATAGAAAGCTTTGAGTTGTGtaatttttggggaaaaaaaacacacaaggAATTTCTGTGTGAGACTATATGATTTGCTGCTGTCATAATCATTTCCTTCACCTCATTGGCCTTTTGAGTTTCCATTCTGCTTTACCAATTGTAGTCAGGATGACTAGTCATCCTGATGAACATGATTTCCATATTTGAACAAGTTATTGACGGTGTAATTAGTCATACTAGTTATAGAGACTtgaattttagagaaaattcGTCTATGACTGCCATTATAAAAGCCATCCTCATATTCTTTTGTTCTATCAGAAATGGCAAGGAAGTAAACACAGAAGTAGAGAGTTCATATGGGCCTAGAATGACTAGCTAACACCATCAATAACTTGTTCAAAGATGGAAATCATGTTCATCTTTAGCTTAGAACATTCATCCTGACTAGCTACTATTGGTAAAGCAGAATGGAAACTCAAAAGGCCAATGAGGTGATGGAAATGATTATGACAGCTGCAAATCATTTAGTCTCACACAGAAAttccttgtgttttttttttttttttttcccaatgaGTATTCCATTTGTCTACCTATTTTCCTTATATTGGATTTTAGGACTCAGAAAAACAGATGCCTTTTTGTCTGCCAAacatttgttaaaaattggtCAAGCATGCATATGATTCTTCCCCAGAAAGCTTTCCATAGCCCATCCTGCTTTACCATTGTCAGCTTCAATACATcagtctttgtttttttttctcaattactTCAAACACAAAAGGGTAACTGTTGAAATTTTCACAATTTTGTGTGTTACTTCTCTGCCTAAAGACCCTTAATCACCTACAGCTTGCATTGCATTTTAATTAGTTCCAGGAATTCAGTATCTTGTTTCTCTCTGTCATTGATTACCGAAAAAGCCTCCTAGCCAGTCATCACTCTCATATATCTGCCCAACTCTATATAGTCATATAGGCTTGGAGTGGGAGcaggtttgatttttgaaaagtATTCCTATGCTATTCATTGTAAGTGCAATAAAAATCCTCACATCTAAGCCCCACGGTCTCTATCCTGTTCAAACAACAGTTCGAATAGGTGAGGGTGGATCTAGGTGTCACATTTATCAATAAACTTGCTTATGATTTGTGCATTATCATTCAAAAATAGCACTGAGATATTTGTTGGGAAGATAAACAGTTTGAGAGTTTTTaacaagagtacattaatatacatatttgaatgGGCTTGAGTCCACTTAGGCatattaactactttttttctttatactttttcaatgtGAGATTCAAtactcacaacaatctccctCCTACTTGTAAGTCGATTTCTCCCACATTTatgactttgataccacttgttgggaAGATAAACGGTTTGAAAGCTTTTatcaagagtacattaatatacatatatgagtaacccaaaagcctaagctaataggcttgggtccacttaggtatattaactactatttttctttatactttctcaatgtaggATTCAATATTCACAACAATATTCTAATCAGAGAATGATTGAATTGTGCACATAGAGTGcacagtttataaaaatagttatgAATGCTAAGTCACACATTGTCtggttactaggtgaaattaaactttataagaaattctaagaaaattccaaattaaCTAATCAATTTGAGGTAATAACACAGATGCAACTTCTCATTGCCGTCAtcgctgaaaatattttaaaacaaaaatcattttatgtcTGAACAAATAATGTTCGGACACAATTAATgttcatttctttctttgacCAATGAAAACGCAATGTGGAAAGCCTTTGAGTAGTGGCTACAACCTACACATTCAGTTCACATTGAATCAGGTTAGGTTCCTGTTGCCCATGGCCCATTAATAATAGGTGAAGTACCTCAACCTAACCCGATCACTTGTCAATGTGTTGAATATTGAAATAAAACCATGATTGATCCAATAACTTTGGTAAATTTTCTAATATCATGCtgaaaattttggagaaataCTAACATGTATGATGAATATAATCCTTGTAATTTGGTTGATTAGGTGATGTTATCTCattgaaaagaacaaaatgTTAAGGAAATTGACACTTGGGAGAGTCCTCTAATGAGaccataatatagcatgttggAATATCACGTAATCTAAAAGTTTAATCCTATAAGTTTAGGTACTTAAACTTCTGATATCTTTCCAATATTTACGCTCACACGTGTATACTTGTAACTCCTCAACCCAATGAAACAATATTGTTTACTTTTGACTCTCTCGAACCAGATTTCTTAAGAACTCACCCATTTTGGTATTACTCTCGAATAATCGCTCTTAACTGCAGACAAGGACGGAAGCAGAGTTTAGTATGAGCAAGGGGCCAAGGGCCAATAATTAAATTGTGTTGCTAGAGgctttataattttctttttttgccttcaatttttttttttttttttccttatgagttggggggtggccatggcctaAACCGGCCACCCCCTTCCTCCGTCACTGATTGCATAGTTTTGATACGTTCATGGccatcacgactttaaaacACATTATTTCAAGAATGGTGCgaatatacatataagcacatcttcaTCTCAGGCGATATGAGACACCACAATAATCAACAGAAAACTCATCCAAGTGGGTCTTCAAGAACATTGGATTTAGATTCACAAAATTTGATCCATCTGTAGAAAATGGCACACTAGTATTGTTATCTCAGGTGGGTTGGTAGTCAAGgtcaattttttcttgttagTCTGCACTggagtaattttataattaagctTACCTTCTGGAAACTTATCTCCTATTATTTCAGATAAAATATTGGCAGCTTGCACCATGACTTTCCGTATTGGAGAACCAGAATTGCTATATTTTCAGCACCAACTGAAGAGGATATGCACCTGAGGCAATGTTCATTATCCTTAATTAACATAGTTTGTGGTGtaagaaatttttcaataaagtGTGGTCCATATGCCACCACATGATATTTATTGTGGTTTAAATTAAACTCAAATGGGTTTAagtaatttatttgaaataagaaattatttgtagAATTGAAatcagaatttattttaattttgattcttGATGTGAGgaataaataagataaatactGATTGAGAGTCGTTGACCTACCTTATAAATAAAGAatctgtgtattccatcaatatTGGCCTGACGGCACAACTAGGCATAATTTAAAAGATACCTCTCTCTCCTCAAATTTATTTCAAGTTTATGTTGCTGAGGTTTTTTTGATTCGCTTGACCAAACTGGatgtaattttgaatttttttttattttttattttttattttttatggatatTTTAGCATAATATGTTATCAGAGCCATCATCATTGTATTTTGTTGAACATTAATTGCTCTTTGGTTTCGTTCAGTATAACTTTCGTGTCTCTTTgattaagggtgcgtttgatattgcaatttcataggaaaaaaaaatgcaattttaaactaaatcataAAAGATGAATTGTTTGGGACtgcgtttttttttaaaaaaaaaattgcaatttaaaaaagcaGAAAACTTGCGTTTTCAAATCTTAGGTAAGGATatgcttttttgaaaatgtaCAATTTTAGAGGCAAAACTGCGGTTTTAAATGTTAACCATCGATTTTGTCAAACGCTtaactgttttttttaaaatcacatttttcaaATCCCACATTTaaacttattattttaaaatcacactttttgaaaTGAGTAATACTAGgtactatctttttatcctcttaaaatcctcctaaagctgatgtagctttcaaaatcaccattggatcaaaattcaagtatgattcatctaaactttaattatgattttaaaagccacatcaaatttaggaggataaaaagatggtatctAATATTACTCTTTTGAAATTACAAACCAACTAGTTTTGGTTTAGTAAGTGCTATGTCTTGAGACACGATAAGGGTGCTATTATTTGGGTACTTTAAGAATgttaaagaattaattaaattattaattttttttacaattttttatttttttatcaatttaatctCCACTTAAACTTTGTTAACAAATTAAAGAGTAATTATCCCAAAGTCCAAGTTGGGCTGCACATATTTATCCCCAAAAGGCTGCATCTTGAAATTTGCTGATCAGGTCCTATGTGGACCTAACCTTGAATCAGTTTAAGAGATTTTAGTCCATCAGCCTTGCTgaaataataagttttttttttggtttcatatTGACTCATTTATTGATATAGTTGAAAGGTAACTCCTAACAAAGAAAATGGGTGCTAATTCTGTGTGAAAATCCCTTCATTACCACAAAGGTCAACCCTTCTCCttctatataattttgtttttttccctgcacgttctctctctctctctcaaccttTGGTTTCTGTTGCAACTGCTGATTAACTTCCCCAACCCATCTGGCCCACAATGAGATTCTGCAATATGGGTTCCCTTTTTTCCCATCTTTAATCATCTTTCTCTGCTATAAAATCCTTCTTCACAAGAGGCTGCTCAACCCCTGGCAAGACAAATCTAGTgcctctttttttgtttattttctttgttagaTTGATATGGAGAACTCTTTGAGTTCATGTGTGAACAAAGCTGTTGCTTCTAAAGGAACCGCAGACTGTTCTGAGGAGAGTGGTTGGACTGCATACTTTGAAGATTTCTCAAGAGACAGAGAACATAGTTTCTCTAATTATAGTTTTGGTACCTCTTCTTTGGTCTCTGATGCTGCTTCTTCTGCTGCATGGAAAAACTCCTCCCAAAACGATCTCAAGACTCCTAAGCGATTATgtttcaagaaaacaagaaccAAAGTCATTTCTGTTGAGGATTCTTTGGAGGATACTGCCAGCTCTCCTGTTAATAGTCCCAAGGTCAGATGAAACATCTTTGTCaccttattttatattgtacCTATTTTCTGTattgactttctttttcttttcccatgTTTAAATTTCGTTTCTTTagctaatattttcttttgacaatCTTTGTGAATAGGTTAGTGATTTTGAACCAGTTGATATGAATCCTGGAAAGGCACATGATCCTATGATTAGTTCTCTggtattctttcttttcctttttttttttagttcttttaaaATGGGAAATTTTCTTGGGAATAAGATTGGTTTGGTGTTAGAAGCTAACAATGCTTTATGGGTTCTGATGATTTTGTAGGGAAAGGGAGGTACTTTAGAGCATTATCCAGAACTGCAGGCAGATGAAATGAAATTTAGTGGAAAGAACAATGACTGTGCAGATTTAAGGAAGAGGGGGTTGTGCTTGGTTCCTCTGTCCAAGCTAGTGAACTATTTTGGTTGATTAATCATTATCAAGCTtggttcctctctctctctctctctctctctctctctctcaagtaaAATAACTTCTAGAAACGTACAAAGAAACTTCCTGCATGTCAACTTGTTCTTGATTATAATGGGTACTGCTGAtcatctatctctctctctctctctctctctctctatcatcTTTGATTAAACTAAATCTTGTCAGATCTTCCATGTTGTATATCCATGGACAAAAAGAAAACTGATCAGACAATGTATCTCAAAGCAGGTGGATATATCGTTTTCATTAGCAGCTAGCAGCTAGCAGCTGGGGGCATTTCGAGGGTAGATAACAATCATAGGCTAGGGAAATGCTATTAGTAAACTGCACCTGCAGGGTCAAATATTGTCTCAACGCAATACTTTCTTATTTTAGCTTGAAGCAGGCCTCAAAAGATTCAGTTATTTGGTCATTGATATTGAAATTTCTATATCTAAAGCATCATGGAGCAACTTATATATCCTCATTCCTCAAGGTTTGTAAGTCTATTTAGAAGGCATTGTTGACTGAAATTCCCTCCAAAGATATCTCCAAACAACCAAAATTGACATAGAAATGGCAGGACAAGCTGTGCTGGCTGACTGAAATGCTGGTTTTTTGTTGAAAATCATCATTCAAAATGATGAATATAAGCTTAATAAGAAGATCAATGAATGACTGTTAAAACCCATGTGTGttcgttttggtttttaaattaaattttacagatttaaTAATATATGGTACTATTTGAGCCGGCGGCGttttacttttatgtaaaaaataaacaaacatgtTAGCTATATTTCTGCATATAAAGCAAAATGGTTGCTAGCTTTCCACATATGCCAGCAGGTAAATCAATAATGCCTCCCCCTCCTTTCCTTGCTTCCCCTTAAATTCTCTTCAATGACTTGACATCTTAGGAAAATGTTGACCCCACCAGAGAAGATACACTAGGTTTATctctatataatatatatgctaaTGGGTGTgtaaattattaatcatttgaTACTGTTaaaatatacggaaaatatatatattaatatacaaaCAGATACATTATTCATGGTGGGTATGAGAATCAGAATTGAATCCAGAAG
This window of the Corylus avellana chromosome ca5, CavTom2PMs-1.0 genome carries:
- the LOC132182921 gene encoding vascular-related unknown protein 1, whose protein sequence is MENSLSSCVNKAVASKGTADCSEESGWTAYFEDFSRDREHSFSNYSFGTSSLVSDAASSAAWKNSSQNDLKTPKRLCFKKTRTKVISVEDSLEDTASSPVNSPKVSDFEPVDMNPGKAHDPMISSLGKGGTLEHYPELQADEMKFSGKNNDCADLRKRGLCLVPLSKLVNYFG